The Streptomyces sp. NBC_01244 genome contains a region encoding:
- a CDS encoding UDP-N-acetylmuramoyl-L-alanyl-D-glutamate--2,6-diaminopimelate ligase: MTTITPESGNHASAAPEAGPSLRERPAGPGTLTAVPHADQPRTTQNDAPAAPPGAPRPLSVRPIPLGELAELLGVEVPGAQTRITGITHDSRAVRPGDLYAALPGAKLHGADFAAQAAALGAAAVLTDPAGAERAAATGLPVLAVVDPRGRMGELAAAVYGRPGRDLLQIGITGTSGKTTTAYLVEGGLRGGGRRTGLIGTVEMRVGDERIKSERTTPEATDLQALFAVMRERGVEAVAMEVSSHALVLGRVDGCVFDVAVFNNLSPEHMEFHSDMEDYFQAKAQLFTERRARLGVVNIDDEYGRRLAKESPIPVVTFSAAGDPAADWRAEDVVSRHMDSTLTLVGPAGERVTATAPLPGPFNVANTVAAVVTLAAAGLDPQTAADGVAAVPGVPGRLERVDAGQSYLAVVDYAHKTDAVESVLRALREVTTGKLHVVIGCGGDRDTTKRAPMGAAAARFADTAVLTSDNPRSEDPLAILAAMFRGAVSVPPAERGTVLVDADRAAAIAAVVARAEAGDTVLVAGKGHEQGQDTAGVVRPFDDRAVLRAAIETQARQRPRQAEVNQ; this comes from the coding sequence GTGACAACGATCACCCCCGAATCCGGGAACCACGCGTCCGCCGCCCCCGAGGCCGGGCCCTCGCTTCGCGAGCGGCCCGCCGGGCCCGGTACGCTCACCGCCGTGCCCCACGCTGATCAGCCCAGAACCACCCAGAACGACGCACCGGCAGCGCCGCCGGGAGCGCCACGTCCCCTGTCCGTCCGCCCGATCCCCCTCGGCGAGCTGGCGGAGCTGCTGGGAGTGGAAGTTCCCGGCGCGCAGACGCGGATCACCGGCATCACGCACGACTCCCGTGCCGTGCGCCCCGGAGACCTGTACGCGGCCCTGCCGGGCGCCAAGCTGCACGGCGCGGACTTCGCCGCGCAGGCGGCCGCCCTCGGCGCCGCCGCCGTGCTGACCGACCCGGCGGGCGCGGAGCGCGCCGCGGCCACCGGACTCCCGGTCCTCGCCGTCGTCGACCCGCGCGGCCGGATGGGAGAACTGGCCGCGGCGGTCTACGGACGGCCGGGCCGGGACCTGCTCCAGATCGGCATCACCGGCACCTCCGGCAAGACCACCACGGCGTACCTCGTCGAGGGCGGACTGCGCGGCGGCGGACGCAGGACGGGGCTCATCGGCACCGTCGAGATGCGCGTCGGCGACGAGCGCATCAAGTCCGAGCGCACCACGCCCGAGGCCACCGACCTGCAGGCGCTCTTCGCGGTCATGCGCGAACGCGGCGTCGAGGCGGTCGCCATGGAGGTCTCCAGCCACGCCCTGGTGCTCGGCCGGGTCGACGGCTGCGTCTTCGACGTGGCCGTCTTCAACAACCTGAGCCCGGAGCACATGGAGTTCCACTCCGACATGGAGGACTACTTCCAGGCCAAGGCGCAGCTCTTCACCGAGCGCCGCGCCCGCCTCGGCGTGGTCAACATCGACGACGAGTACGGCCGCCGCCTGGCCAAGGAGTCGCCGATCCCGGTCGTCACCTTCTCGGCCGCGGGCGACCCGGCCGCCGACTGGCGGGCCGAGGACGTGGTCTCGCGTCACATGGACTCGACCCTGACCCTGGTGGGTCCGGCGGGCGAGCGGGTCACGGCCACCGCCCCGCTGCCCGGCCCGTTCAACGTGGCCAACACCGTCGCCGCCGTCGTCACGCTCGCCGCCGCCGGCCTCGACCCGCAGACCGCCGCCGACGGCGTCGCCGCGGTCCCCGGGGTGCCCGGCCGTCTCGAGCGGGTCGACGCGGGGCAGTCGTACCTGGCCGTCGTGGACTACGCGCACAAGACGGACGCCGTCGAATCGGTCCTGCGGGCCCTGCGCGAGGTCACCACCGGCAAACTGCACGTCGTCATCGGCTGCGGCGGCGACCGCGACACCACCAAGCGGGCCCCGATGGGCGCCGCGGCCGCCCGGTTCGCCGACACCGCCGTACTGACCTCCGACAACCCGCGCTCCGAGGACCCCCTCGCGATCCTCGCCGCGATGTTCCGCGGCGCCGTCTCCGTGCCGCCCGCCGAGCGGGGCACCGTCCTCGTCGACGCCGACCGGGCGGCGGCCATCGCCGCCGTCGTCGCGCGCGCCGAGGCCGGCGACACCGTGCTGGTGGCCGGCAAGGGCCACGAGCAGGGCCAGGACACCGCGGGCGTCGTACGCCCCTTCGACGACCGCGCGGTCCTGCGCGCGGCCATCGAGACCCAAGCACGCCAGCGTCCCCGACAGGCCGAGGTGAACCAGTGA
- a CDS encoding peptidoglycan D,D-transpeptidase FtsI family protein has translation MSPQEPPRRRVPGPGRPRPGGDRARASARPAARPATRRPAPARKPHTIRLGAPKPRLRLVSVGLTLVMLAFVVRLLQVQAVDASAYSAKASENRFASHTLAAERGEITDRKGVALATSVDAYDITADPHMFTVQESKAPDAPEQAAALLAPILGKDAKELTARLKTKNTRYVILARRQTPQVWNQIKGLKKVFAEKASADKANNGPGANVLAGVFNENSSKRVYPNGDLAAGILGYVNAEGKGGGGLESSLDKKLSGKDGELTYAQSGGRRVPTAGSSEKPAVPGEDIELTIDRDIQWAAQSAITEQVAKSEADRGYVIVQDTRTGEVLAMANAPGFDPNDLSKASSAAMGNAALQDVYEPGSTAKVMSMAAVLEEKKAKPDTHVEVPNRLHRGDRLFKDDIDHPTWYLTLNGVLAKSSNIGTILATGQLGPTQPEANKVLFSYLDKFGIGRPTGLNYPGESRGILAPPEKWSTSQQYTIPFGQGLSLNAMQAASVYSTIANGGVRIAPTLVRGTRGPDGRFTPAPAPAKNQVVSQETAKTLAEMLESVVDDQEGTGTRARIPGYRVGGKTGTSNRVDPATGRYKGYTASFAGFAPADNPRITVYCAIQNPTKGSYFGGQICGPIYKKVMEFALKTLQVAPTGTAPAGLPVTYEAGAQPGSQPSPQPGR, from the coding sequence ATGAGCCCTCAGGAGCCGCCGCGGCGGCGGGTGCCCGGGCCCGGGCGGCCCCGGCCCGGCGGGGACCGGGCGCGGGCTTCCGCGCGGCCGGCCGCCAGGCCCGCCACCCGCCGCCCCGCCCCCGCGAGGAAGCCGCACACGATCCGGCTCGGCGCCCCCAAGCCCCGCCTGCGGCTGGTCAGCGTCGGGCTGACGCTGGTGATGCTGGCGTTCGTCGTACGGCTGCTCCAGGTGCAGGCGGTCGACGCGTCCGCGTACTCCGCCAAGGCCTCCGAGAACCGGTTCGCCAGCCACACCCTGGCCGCCGAGCGCGGGGAGATCACCGACCGCAAGGGCGTGGCGCTGGCCACCAGCGTGGACGCGTACGACATCACGGCCGACCCGCACATGTTCACCGTGCAGGAGAGCAAGGCCCCCGACGCCCCCGAGCAGGCGGCCGCCCTCCTGGCGCCGATCCTCGGTAAGGACGCCAAGGAGCTCACCGCGCGGCTGAAGACGAAGAACACCCGCTACGTCATCCTCGCGCGCCGCCAGACCCCCCAGGTCTGGAACCAGATCAAGGGCCTCAAGAAGGTCTTCGCCGAGAAGGCGTCCGCCGACAAGGCCAACAACGGGCCCGGCGCCAACGTCCTGGCCGGAGTGTTCAACGAGAACAGCAGCAAGCGCGTGTACCCGAACGGCGACCTCGCCGCCGGGATACTGGGTTACGTCAACGCCGAGGGCAAGGGCGGCGGCGGCCTGGAGTCCTCCCTCGACAAGAAGCTGTCCGGCAAGGACGGCGAGCTCACGTACGCCCAGTCGGGCGGCCGCCGCGTGCCGACCGCCGGTTCCAGCGAGAAGCCCGCCGTGCCCGGCGAGGACATCGAGCTGACCATCGACCGCGACATCCAGTGGGCCGCGCAGAGCGCCATCACCGAGCAGGTCGCCAAGTCGGAGGCCGACCGCGGGTACGTCATCGTCCAGGACACCCGCACCGGCGAGGTCCTCGCCATGGCCAACGCCCCCGGCTTCGACCCCAACGACCTGTCCAAGGCCAGCTCCGCCGCCATGGGCAACGCCGCGCTCCAGGACGTGTACGAGCCCGGCTCCACCGCCAAGGTGATGTCGATGGCGGCCGTCCTGGAGGAGAAGAAGGCCAAGCCCGACACCCACGTCGAGGTCCCCAACCGGCTGCACCGCGGCGACCGGCTCTTCAAGGACGACATCGACCACCCGACCTGGTACCTGACCCTCAACGGGGTCCTGGCCAAGTCCTCCAACATCGGCACCATCCTGGCCACCGGCCAGCTCGGCCCGACACAGCCCGAGGCCAACAAGGTCCTGTTCTCGTACCTGGACAAGTTCGGCATCGGCAGGCCCACCGGCCTGAACTACCCGGGCGAGTCCCGCGGCATCCTCGCCCCGCCCGAGAAGTGGTCCACTTCCCAGCAGTACACGATCCCCTTCGGCCAGGGCCTGTCCCTCAACGCCATGCAGGCGGCCTCCGTGTACTCGACGATCGCCAACGGCGGGGTCCGCATCGCCCCGACCCTGGTGCGCGGCACCAGGGGCCCCGACGGCCGCTTCACCCCGGCCCCGGCGCCCGCGAAGAACCAGGTGGTCAGCCAGGAGACCGCCAAGACCCTCGCGGAAATGCTGGAGTCGGTGGTCGACGACCAGGAGGGCACCGGCACCAGGGCCCGGATCCCCGGCTACCGGGTCGGCGGCAAGACCGGCACCTCCAACCGGGTGGATCCGGCCACCGGCCGCTACAAGGGCTACACCGCCTCCTTCGCGGGCTTCGCACCCGCGGACAACCCCCGCATCACCGTGTACTGCGCCATCCAGAACCCCACCAAGGGCAGTTACTTCGGTGGCCAGATCTGCGGGCCCATCTACAAGAAGGTCATGGAGTTCGCCCTCAAAACCCTCCAGGTCGCTCCCACCGGAACCGCCCCCGCCGGACTCCCGGTCACCTACGAAGCCGGCGCGCAGCCCGGCTCCCAGCCGAGCCCGCAGCCCGGCCGGTGA
- the rsmH gene encoding 16S rRNA (cytosine(1402)-N(4))-methyltransferase RsmH, which translates to MLQRCLDLLAPALERPGAVVVDCTLGLGGHSEALLTRFPEAHLIGLDRDKEALRLSGERLAPFGDRVTLVHAIYADLAEVLDGLRIPTVQGILFDLGVSSMQLDEADRGFAYAQDAPLDMRMDQTTGISAAEVLNTYAPGELVRILRQYGEEKQAKRIVSAVVRERDKDPFTNSARLVELIRDSLPQAAKRTGGNPAKRTFQALRIEVNGELSGLERAIPAAVDRIAVGGRIVVLSYQSLEDRLVKQVFAAGATSTAPPGLPVVPEKYQPKLKLLTRGAELPTEEEIAENRRAAPARCRGVERIREARL; encoded by the coding sequence ATGCTCCAGCGGTGCCTGGACCTGTTGGCCCCGGCACTGGAGAGGCCCGGGGCCGTCGTCGTCGACTGCACCCTCGGCCTCGGCGGCCACAGCGAGGCCCTGCTCACCCGGTTCCCCGAGGCCCACCTGATCGGCCTGGACCGCGACAAGGAAGCCCTGCGCCTCTCCGGGGAGCGCCTCGCGCCCTTCGGCGACCGGGTCACCCTCGTCCACGCCATCTACGCCGACCTCGCCGAGGTACTGGACGGCCTGCGCATCCCCACCGTGCAGGGCATCCTCTTCGACCTCGGCGTCTCCTCCATGCAGCTGGACGAGGCCGACCGCGGCTTCGCCTACGCGCAGGACGCCCCGCTCGACATGCGGATGGACCAGACGACGGGCATCAGCGCGGCCGAGGTCCTCAACACCTACGCCCCCGGCGAGCTGGTCCGGATCCTGCGCCAGTACGGCGAGGAGAAGCAGGCCAAGCGGATCGTGTCCGCGGTGGTGCGCGAACGGGACAAGGATCCCTTCACCAACAGCGCCCGCCTCGTCGAACTGATCCGCGACTCCCTGCCGCAGGCCGCGAAGAGGACCGGCGGAAACCCGGCCAAGCGCACCTTCCAGGCCCTGCGCATCGAGGTCAACGGCGAGCTGTCCGGACTGGAGCGGGCCATCCCCGCGGCCGTGGACCGGATCGCGGTCGGCGGCCGGATCGTGGTGCTCTCGTACCAGTCCCTGGAGGACCGCCTCGTCAAGCAGGTCTTCGCCGCAGGCGCGACCTCGACGGCCCCGCCCGGGCTGCCGGTCGTACCGGAGAAGTACCAGCCGAAGCTGAAGCTCCTGACGCGCGGCGCGGAACTGCCGACGGAGGAGGAGATCGCGGAGAACCGGCGTGCGGCGCCGGCCCGCTGCCGCGGGGTGGAGCGCATCCGGGAGGCGCGGCTGTGA
- a CDS encoding beta-class carbonic anhydrase, with the protein MTTSVPLPAASAPKAAEAPSVTDRLVDSNRVYAAKFADPGMDARPVLQVAVVACMDARLDLHAALGLELGDCHTIRNAGGVVTDDTIRSLTISQRALGTRTVILIHHTGCGLESLTEDFRHELEDEVGQRPAWAVEAFRDVDQDVRQSMQRVRTNPFLPHKDDVRGFVFDVHTGLLREIDPTS; encoded by the coding sequence ATGACGACTTCCGTACCCCTGCCCGCCGCCTCCGCGCCCAAGGCCGCCGAGGCGCCCTCCGTCACCGATCGCCTGGTCGACTCGAACCGCGTCTACGCCGCGAAGTTCGCCGACCCCGGCATGGACGCCCGCCCGGTCCTCCAGGTGGCCGTCGTGGCCTGTATGGATGCCCGCCTCGACCTGCACGCCGCCCTCGGCCTGGAACTGGGCGACTGCCACACGATCCGCAACGCCGGCGGGGTGGTCACCGACGACACCATCCGCTCGCTCACCATCAGCCAGCGGGCGCTCGGCACCCGCACGGTGATACTCATCCACCACACCGGATGCGGTCTCGAAAGCCTGACCGAGGACTTCCGGCACGAGCTGGAGGACGAGGTCGGCCAGCGCCCCGCCTGGGCCGTCGAGGCCTTCCGCGACGTGGACCAGGACGTCCGCCAGTCCATGCAGCGGGTCCGTACGAACCCCTTCCTGCCCCACAAGGACGATGTGCGAGGCTTCGTCTTCGACGTGCACACCGGGCTCCTGCGGGAGATCGATCCCACCTCTTGA
- a CDS encoding AAA family ATPase → MTTYDDRASLADLTSTAQQVRESIESVIEGKPEVVRLALTVLLAEGHLLIEDVPGVGKTMLAKALAKSIDCSVQRIQFTPDLLPSDITGVSIYDQQRREFEFKPGAIFAQIVIGDEINRASPKTQSALLESMEERQVTIDGTTYVLPSPFMVVATQNPVEMEGTYPLPEAQRDRFMARVSVGYPSPEAELRMLDVHGGLSPLDDLTAVAHAHDIGKLIEAVREVYVAPPVRRYVVDLVSATRSHPDLRLGASPRATLHLLRAVKASAALAGRDYVLPDDVQALAGPVLAHRLLPTAQAQLSRRTAEQVVADILQRTPVPAAPSRGEIPPGAGIRGF, encoded by the coding sequence GTGACCACGTATGACGACCGAGCGAGCCTCGCGGATCTGACCAGCACGGCGCAGCAGGTGCGGGAATCGATCGAAAGCGTGATCGAGGGCAAGCCGGAAGTGGTCCGCCTCGCGCTGACCGTCCTGCTCGCCGAGGGGCATCTGCTGATCGAGGACGTTCCCGGCGTCGGCAAGACGATGCTGGCCAAGGCCCTCGCCAAGTCCATCGACTGCTCGGTCCAGCGGATCCAGTTCACGCCCGACCTGCTGCCCTCGGACATCACCGGCGTCAGCATCTACGACCAGCAGCGCCGGGAGTTCGAGTTCAAGCCGGGTGCGATCTTCGCGCAGATCGTCATCGGCGACGAGATCAACCGCGCCTCCCCCAAGACCCAGTCCGCGCTGCTGGAGTCGATGGAGGAGCGTCAGGTCACCATCGACGGCACCACCTACGTGCTGCCGAGCCCCTTCATGGTCGTCGCCACCCAGAACCCGGTGGAGATGGAGGGCACCTATCCCCTCCCCGAGGCCCAGCGCGACCGCTTCATGGCCCGGGTGTCGGTGGGCTACCCCAGCCCCGAGGCCGAGCTGCGGATGCTCGACGTGCACGGCGGGCTCTCCCCGCTCGACGATCTGACGGCCGTCGCGCACGCCCACGACATCGGCAAGCTCATCGAAGCCGTCCGCGAGGTGTACGTGGCCCCGCCCGTGCGGCGCTACGTCGTCGACCTGGTCTCCGCCACCCGCAGCCACCCGGACCTGCGCCTGGGCGCCTCGCCCCGCGCCACCCTGCACCTGCTGCGGGCCGTGAAGGCCTCCGCCGCCCTGGCCGGGCGGGACTACGTCCTGCCCGACGACGTCCAGGCCCTGGCCGGACCGGTGCTCGCGCACCGGCTGCTGCCCACCGCGCAGGCCCAGCTGAGCCGGCGCACCGCCGAGCAGGTCGTCGCCGACATCCTCCAGCGCACCCCCGTACCGGCCGCGCCCTCGCGCGGCGAGATCCCGCCCGGCGCGGGCATCCGGGGCTTCTGA
- a CDS encoding DUF58 domain-containing protein yields MSAGAPHDAGGRGPQSAGSTAGLRASLAGLTTRGRSFLAAGIAAGLCAYVLGQSELLRVGMLLAVLPLLCVLALHRTRHRVSGTRRLTPMRVPAGSEARVQLRLDNTSRMPTGLLMLQDRVPYVLGPRPRFVLDRVEPGGRREVSYRVRSDLRGRYPLGPLQLRLTDPFGLVELTRSFSAYDTLTVIPRTEALPQVRFAGESSGYGDGSRRSLALAGEDDVIPRGYRRGDDLRRVHWRSTARYGELMVRREEQPQRSRATVLLDTRRLAYEGAGPDSAFEWAVSAAASALVHLLEQGFSVRLLTDTGDCVPREGGGFTSGGQESAEAAGLLMDTLAVVGHSDGAGLSRACDAVRSNGAGSGLGGAGGDGLLIAFFGDLDDVQTGLAAKMCRRGGGAVAFVLDSADWSGRPPGLASVMSQGLPPLEERLAGLRDAGWTALAAPPGVAFGELWRQAGNAPIGTAGGSGSAGGWG; encoded by the coding sequence ATGAGCGCCGGCGCCCCGCACGACGCGGGCGGCCGGGGTCCGCAGTCCGCCGGGAGCACGGCCGGGCTGCGCGCGTCGCTGGCCGGGCTGACCACCCGCGGCCGGTCCTTCCTGGCCGCCGGGATCGCCGCCGGGCTGTGCGCGTACGTCCTCGGACAGTCCGAGCTGCTCCGGGTCGGGATGCTGCTCGCCGTCCTGCCGCTGCTCTGCGTCCTGGCCCTGCACCGCACCCGCCACCGGGTCTCCGGCACCCGCCGGCTGACCCCGATGCGGGTGCCCGCCGGCTCCGAGGCCCGGGTGCAGCTGCGGCTCGACAACACCTCCCGGATGCCGACCGGCCTGCTGATGCTCCAGGACCGGGTGCCGTACGTGCTGGGGCCCCGGCCGCGCTTCGTCCTGGACCGGGTGGAGCCCGGCGGCCGCCGCGAGGTGTCGTACCGGGTCCGCTCCGATCTGCGCGGCCGCTACCCGCTAGGCCCGCTCCAGCTGCGCCTCACCGACCCCTTCGGGCTGGTCGAGCTGACCCGCTCCTTCTCCGCCTACGACACCCTCACCGTCATCCCGCGCACCGAGGCGCTGCCCCAGGTCCGCTTCGCCGGCGAGTCCTCCGGCTACGGAGACGGCAGCCGCCGCTCGCTGGCCCTGGCGGGCGAGGACGACGTGATCCCGCGCGGCTACCGGCGCGGCGACGACCTGCGCCGCGTGCACTGGCGCTCCACCGCCCGCTACGGCGAGCTGATGGTGCGCCGCGAGGAGCAGCCGCAGCGCAGCCGGGCCACCGTCCTGCTGGACACCCGGCGCCTCGCCTACGAGGGCGCCGGCCCCGACTCCGCCTTCGAATGGGCCGTCTCCGCCGCCGCGTCGGCCCTGGTGCACCTGCTGGAGCAGGGCTTCTCGGTGCGGCTGCTGACCGATACCGGGGACTGCGTGCCCCGCGAGGGCGGCGGCTTCACCTCCGGCGGCCAGGAGTCCGCGGAGGCGGCGGGGCTGCTGATGGACACCCTCGCGGTGGTCGGCCACTCCGACGGCGCGGGCCTCTCGCGGGCCTGCGACGCGGTACGGAGCAACGGCGCCGGCAGTGGCCTCGGCGGAGCGGGCGGGGACGGGCTCCTCATCGCCTTCTTCGGAGACCTGGACGACGTACAGACGGGACTGGCGGCCAAGATGTGCCGCCGCGGCGGAGGCGCCGTGGCCTTCGTACTGGATTCCGCGGACTGGTCCGGGCGTCCGCCGGGGCTGGCTTCGGTGATGTCCCAGGGGCTGCCCCCGCTGGAGGAGCGCCTGGCCGGGCTGCGCGACGCGGGCTGGACGGCGCTGGCCGCCCCGCCCGGGGTGGCCTTCGGGGAGCTGTGGCGGCAGGCGGGCAACGCGCCGATCGGCACGGCGGGCGGTTCGGGTTCGGCGGGGGGCTGGGGATGA
- a CDS encoding transglutaminase family protein — protein sequence MSGRARLTVFAALATLFTAWSLNPLVESGGWLPQAALLLALQSAVGAGARRVPLARTLTVAAQVLVSLLALMLLFGGKMQSVAGDGLLDYLVTDFGALFRQGVQDVNEFSMPAPLTDGIRLLLVSGVLLIGLLVDLLAVTVRTAAAAGLPLLALYSVAAGLSGAATGSGGASWFSFLLAGTGYLLLLLSEGRDRLAQWGRVFGAAAPSRGKVAAGYTGGAQALAPVRTGRRIGAVALGLALAVPAVLPSLGTGVLGTGGGTGEGEGNGLGPSIQAVNPLVSLQSSLNTQDNRVVLRYRTDSPQLSEQYLRILALDEFNGIKWEASGRALTDVPKRMPNPPGVSDGVLNGATEVQTFISSAQTYAQRYLPMPYPATGVDIAGKWRFEPAGRTLVGDQLGKDKFQNAQGVQYSVRSLLLNPTAAQLRSAPAANPEIATEYTKVPDNLPEVVVRTAREVTRGTKDDYSAAVKLQDYFAVSGGFRYDTKVSSGTGSQAIAKFLADKEGFCVHFAFSMASMARTLGIPARVAVGFTPGVKQSDGVVNVSMRDAHAWPELYFEGVGWTRFEPTPRSGITVPDYSRPATPQTLPNVPTAAPSASAAQPSAGPSTADDCPADQKKLGECGPAAAQRNTGAGGDGPSAGTVLAWTAAGILLLALPVLPFLWRGRLRARRLGSGQVLAAWRELGDTAWDVGITPDEALSPRGAADRVVSLGRLDAEAADAVRRVAGAVERELYAPPGAEPSYGELARDVLAARAGLLAGVSRRSRLRALFLPRSAARVGWAASARWAALTDRAASAAARMRTQIPLRGRG from the coding sequence ATGAGCGGACGGGCGAGACTGACGGTCTTCGCGGCCCTGGCGACGCTGTTCACCGCCTGGTCGCTGAACCCGCTGGTGGAATCGGGCGGCTGGCTGCCGCAGGCGGCGCTGCTGCTGGCGCTGCAGAGCGCGGTGGGCGCGGGGGCGCGGCGCGTGCCGCTGGCCCGGACGCTGACCGTGGCGGCGCAGGTCCTCGTATCGCTGCTGGCGCTGATGCTGCTGTTCGGCGGGAAGATGCAGTCCGTCGCCGGCGACGGACTGCTGGACTATCTCGTGACGGACTTCGGCGCGCTGTTCCGCCAGGGCGTGCAGGACGTGAACGAGTTCTCGATGCCGGCGCCGCTGACGGACGGGATCCGGCTGCTGCTGGTGTCCGGGGTGCTGCTGATCGGGCTGCTGGTCGACCTGCTGGCGGTGACCGTACGGACGGCCGCCGCGGCCGGGCTGCCGCTCCTCGCGCTGTACTCGGTGGCGGCGGGCCTTTCGGGCGCGGCCACCGGCTCCGGCGGCGCGTCCTGGTTCTCCTTCCTGCTGGCGGGCACCGGCTACCTCCTGCTCCTGCTGTCCGAGGGCCGCGACCGGCTCGCGCAGTGGGGGCGGGTCTTCGGCGCGGCTGCGCCCTCACGCGGCAAGGTGGCGGCCGGATACACCGGCGGCGCACAGGCACTCGCCCCGGTGCGCACCGGGCGGCGGATCGGCGCGGTCGCGCTGGGTCTGGCGCTGGCCGTGCCCGCGGTGCTGCCCTCCCTGGGCACCGGAGTGCTGGGCACGGGCGGCGGCACGGGCGAGGGCGAGGGCAACGGCCTCGGCCCGTCGATCCAGGCGGTCAACCCGCTGGTCTCCCTGCAGAGCAGCCTGAACACCCAGGACAACCGGGTGGTGCTGCGCTACCGCACGGACAGCCCGCAGCTCAGCGAGCAGTACCTGCGGATCCTGGCGCTGGACGAGTTCAACGGCATCAAGTGGGAGGCGTCGGGGCGGGCCCTGACGGACGTCCCGAAGCGGATGCCCAACCCGCCCGGGGTCAGCGACGGCGTGCTGAACGGCGCGACCGAGGTGCAGACCTTCATCTCCTCGGCGCAGACGTACGCGCAGCGCTACCTGCCGATGCCGTATCCGGCGACGGGGGTGGACATCGCCGGGAAGTGGCGGTTCGAACCGGCCGGGCGGACGCTCGTCGGGGACCAGCTGGGCAAGGACAAGTTCCAGAACGCCCAGGGCGTGCAGTACTCGGTGCGCAGCCTGCTGCTGAACCCGACGGCGGCGCAGCTGCGCAGCGCGCCGGCCGCGAACCCCGAGATCGCGACCGAGTACACGAAGGTTCCGGACAATCTGCCGGAGGTCGTCGTCCGGACGGCCCGCGAGGTGACCCGCGGCACGAAGGACGACTACTCGGCGGCGGTCAAACTCCAGGACTACTTCGCGGTGAGCGGCGGGTTCCGCTACGACACGAAGGTGTCCTCGGGTACGGGTTCGCAGGCCATCGCCAAGTTCCTCGCCGACAAGGAGGGCTTCTGCGTCCACTTCGCCTTCTCGATGGCCTCGATGGCGCGCACGCTCGGGATCCCGGCGCGGGTCGCGGTCGGGTTCACCCCTGGGGTGAAGCAGTCCGACGGCGTCGTCAACGTCTCGATGCGGGACGCGCACGCCTGGCCGGAGCTGTACTTCGAGGGCGTGGGCTGGACCCGCTTCGAGCCGACGCCCCGGTCGGGCATCACGGTGCCGGACTACAGCCGGCCCGCCACCCCGCAAACCCTGCCGAACGTGCCGACCGCGGCCCCGTCCGCGAGTGCGGCGCAGCCTTCGGCCGGGCCCTCGACGGCGGACGACTGCCCCGCGGACCAGAAGAAGCTGGGCGAGTGCGGTCCGGCCGCGGCGCAGCGGAACACGGGCGCGGGTGGCGACGGCCCCTCGGCGGGCACCGTCCTGGCCTGGACGGCCGCCGGCATCCTGCTGCTCGCCCTGCCGGTCCTCCCGTTCCTGTGGCGCGGCCGGCTGCGGGCGCGGCGGCTCGGCTCGGGGCAGGTCCTGGCCGCCTGGCGGGAGCTGGGCGACACCGCGTGGGACGTCGGGATCACCCCGGACGAGGCGCTGTCCCCCCGGGGGGCGGCGGACCGGGTGGTGTCCCTGGGCCGGCTGGACGCGGAGGCGGCCGATGCCGTACGCCGGGTCGCGGGCGCGGTGGAGCGGGAACTGTACGCACCGCCGGGCGCGGAGCCCTCGTACGGGGAGCTGGCGCGGGACGTCCTGGCGGCCCGCGCCGGGCTGCTCGCCGGGGTGTCCCGCCGGTCCCGGCTGCGCGCGCTGTTCCTCCCCCGCTCGGCGGCCCGGGTCGGCTGGGCCGCCTCGGCCCGGTGGGCGGCACTGACCGACCGCGCGGCTTCGGCCGCGGCCCGGATGCGTACCCAGATCCCGCTGCGCGGCCGCGGCTGA
- a CDS encoding TetR/AcrR family transcriptional regulator yields the protein MRISAMESSSTGTAGGGGRRQATRQKLYEAAVTLIAEQGFSATTVDEIAERAGVAKGTVYYNFASKNDLFEELLRHGVGLLTESLRTAAESTEARGGTRVEALDEMIRAGLVFIDRYPAFTQLYVAELWRTNRTWQSTLMVVRREAVAVVETVLREGVERGELSAEIDVPLTAAALVGMVLVAALDWQSFQSERSLDDVHSALSLLLRGRVSGNR from the coding sequence GTGAGAATCAGCGCCATGGAAAGCAGCAGCACCGGTACGGCCGGGGGCGGCGGCCGCCGCCAGGCCACACGGCAGAAGCTCTACGAAGCGGCCGTCACCCTCATAGCGGAGCAGGGTTTCTCCGCGACCACGGTGGACGAGATCGCCGAGCGGGCGGGCGTGGCGAAGGGCACCGTCTACTACAACTTCGCCAGCAAGAACGACCTCTTCGAGGAGCTGCTGCGGCACGGCGTCGGACTCCTGACCGAGTCCCTGCGGACGGCGGCGGAATCCACCGAGGCCAGGGGCGGGACCCGGGTCGAGGCGCTCGACGAGATGATCCGGGCCGGACTGGTCTTCATCGACCGGTACCCCGCCTTCACCCAGCTCTACGTCGCCGAACTGTGGCGCACCAACCGGACCTGGCAGTCCACGCTGATGGTCGTCCGGCGGGAGGCCGTCGCCGTCGTCGAGACCGTGCTCCGCGAAGGCGTGGAACGGGGTGAGCTGAGCGCGGAGATCGACGTGCCGCTGACGGCCGCGGCGCTGGTGGGGATGGTGCTGGTGGCGGCGCTGGACTGGCAGTCCTTCCAGAGCGAACGGTCGCTGGACGACGTGCACTCGGCGCTGTCGCTGCTGCTGCGGGGCCGGGTGAGCGGGAACCGCTGA